The Macadamia integrifolia cultivar HAES 741 chromosome 3, SCU_Mint_v3, whole genome shotgun sequence genome segment AGCCTGGTTAAAGTCCATTTAAAGTAGCCCAATTAAAGAACGACACCGACTAACctgattataaaccgtaccatacCATAAAAAACTAGGTTCGTTTACTTAAACCAGTGTTCATGGTGTATGATTTCCAAGTGATTAAGACCAATTTATGCCTGATCGAGATTGACTCGGCCTGATCAATTGACATCCATAGTGCtgatggaggtggaggtggaggtggaggtggaggtggaggtggtggtggtggtggtggtggtggtggatggCAAAGAGGGTTGGCTATGGTCACCCTGAATATCGTCCCCCTCTTGGCACTTGGTTCAGCCATGATAAACCAAAAGCGTAACCCAAAGGAGATGGGTTCATTGGTATTCGATTCAACTTGGAGAAGATGATGTGGATCCCACCATTTTTAGAGGGAGAATGATGATTGAGAAGGTCATCGGTTACTAAGTAGAAAAGAGGGGTAATTTTGACATTTAAACAGCAGGTGAGAAGAAAATGTAAAATTGAAACATAGCCTAGGAGTATGAAAAGAGGTTAAAAGAGACACTGCACCGTCTGCCGTTACCGTTTCAGGAACCTACAGCATAACGTATCTGATAAAGAAAAGCGTGTACAGCCCACGAACAAAGAAGACTCAGGAACCGTTCAACCACCCCTATTTCCATTCCTTCCCGTCTATGTCTGAACCGTTCCACCAGTGAGAATCCATCACTTTTCTTCCTCAAAGCAACctttactttctctctctcattcccttcttccttccttccttccttcctccctccACTGGTTTTAGGGTTTCCCAACAATCGTTCTCTGCAGGTGAAGGCGAGCTTCGGCTCAAAAGCTAAGCTCGCCTAAACCATGCCtaacttttttttcctctccttttgCCTCCTCTTCACCCTCCTCGTTCCCAtccattcccattcccattcccattccGATTCATTGTCACATCTTCTCTTACCTTCTGAAACCACCGTTGATCTCTGCGCCGAAACGTCCCAGCCCTCCACCTGCCCTGTCAATTGCTTTCGAACAAATCCCGTCTGTGGCGTCGATGGAATCACCTATTGGTGTGGCTGCGCTGATGCTATGTGCGCTGGTACCCGTGTCGCGAAATTAGGGTTTTGCGAGGTAGGGAATGGCGGTAGCGGTCCCGTCTCTGGACAGGCTCTACTTTTGGTTCACATTGTGTGGCTCATCGTTCTAGGGTTTACGGTTCTGCTTGGCTTTTTCTGATTTCAGAAAACTGACGAATTGATGTACGCTTAGTTCCTTTTATGTTTCTCTGTTTTCTGGTTTTCCGGACTTTCTTTCCGGAGTTGGATCATAATCCTTGTATTTTTTACATTCTTGTGTGTATGagataattctttttttcttttagtacaACAATAGTTCTGCACATATTTGTCCTGAATAAAGGAGATCTgattcttttttcaattttttctgtTATTGGTGAATTTCAATTCCTGTTCTTGGAGATCtgattctttttcaattttcctCCTCTGGATTCATAAAACGGTGAATGTGACACAATATTGTAAATTGCATCGTAGCAGACAGGGAGTCTTTCCCTAGCTAGTTAGACCCAAATGTGAAATGATATGTGGATGATTAAGTAATTTAGGAGGAAAAAaccgatttggttttggtgcaTCCGTGAATTGGaaacttcagaaaagaaaaatctgcaCCATGCTTGTATTTGGAGGCACAAGTTCATTCCACAGTGTAGATGGCGCATATACCTTCATTTCTTGGGTTCCAACTAGGAGAAATGCTGGAGAACACGTTAAGGACCATAACCATCTAAAAGATGGACAAAAGGTCTTAACCTTGAGCCAACCACCAAGCGCTTCGTTTCTTTGCCTTTTCTCTTGGATAAGGTGATGCAAGAGCTTGGGTTGTTATTGCAATGATCTTCGGCATTGAGATTATATACGCCAAGCTATTAAGACACTTCTGCAAGGCTTGGATGAGCTTTCAGATTGTACAACCATTAAAAGATCAAATGAAAATTGGTTAGCGGGAAGAGGACCTGCTAGCAAAGGCTAACCGCAGCACCTCATCGTCTGGAAGaacttggtgttttttctaATGAATAACTGGAAGATACAGTGAGTTCAAAATTCTTGATTGCATCTATTTCTTAcatgtttcctttctttcttgttaTCACACCTCTCTATAAAGTTTTAGTAACTTCAGAGACTCATATACCACAGGAAATTTGGCATTTGAGAGCGACTGACTACTCGAGCAGATGAAATCTATAGAGAGAAAGATGTATGGGTGATGAATGTTTCTCCTGTAAATGACTAGCTAATTGAAAATTATTTGATCGAGGCTTAATTGGAACTGTCCATGACTGGTATGCATTTCGACTGGATTCTTTTGTgtcaatgaattttttatttaaatcttatttcttatctggatctgaatttttttatcaaCTAGAACAAAGTAAATGACTGCAGAGCTGATCCCAtattgataatgatgatgataaaaGACACAACCCTCAATAATGTCAAATAGATGCTTTTTCTACTTGTAGGCTCACATCATTGATCTTCTTTACCAGCTTGTTGTATGCGTGGTATGTTTCCCTtgctttctccttcttctcaaaGACTACCCTTGGTATCCTTTTTAGTTCCGAAGTTAATCTCTGCCTCTCCTTACAATTAGTATTCCTGAAAGGTTCAGGATCAATGGGTGACCTCCCTCATGAGGTGGCGCGCTTTCCCAGCAATCTGGTGTCAATGGGATTCCTGTTGTTTATATAAGATACATTTAGTTTAAATCAAGTTCCAATCTGATGTTAGGAGAGTCCCTGAGGTGGACCAAATTTCTTTCCACAATAACTGCGCCTTCATTTGCAtttgtgtttttattttcttggttgTGAGACTACCCAGGAAAATTTCTTTCTACAATAACTGTGCCTTCATTTGCATttgtgtttttattttcctGGATGTGAGATTTGGAATGAGCTCCTTCTATGTCACTGGAGAAGTCCATTTAATGGCAGATTCAAAATTGGGATGAATGTGGTCCTATTGATTCCATGTGCCAAAATCTAGGATTTGGTATAGTTTGAAGAGGGTGTTATTTTAAATCCAAGGCCCTTAATGATTGAGGAGTGGTCAAATTGATCTTGGCATGCCAATGATGTGATTGGGGTCAAAATGGAATCTACCAAATATTGTTTGTCTAGGAAGGGTTCAGCAATGTACTAGACTTATTGGTAGGTCAGTGGCCTTGCAAATGATCAAAATGACATGACATTATCATGCGTGATGGAGGTCAAATGCGATCTTATTAAGACTTTTTTGGTACATGTAGGGAGAATTGCATACTGGAGGCACCAATAGGATCCATTAATCTTGTAATTGCTCTGAGCACATGGAGAGTATGATAGAGGTCAAAAGGGGAACTGGTAAAGATTTTGATGGTCTGGGGAATGTTTGGACCCATAAACGTCTCTCATGGTTTGATTAGACATGCTGGATGCTATCCCATGATCTATgctgtttttgattttttgggttGGTGGTGGTTGAGAGAGTAAATGCCAAGTTaagaagactattgagggatGCTTTGTTATCAACAAGGTAATAGGTAAACAGATAAAATGAATATATGGCGTGCAAGTTTATTGAAAACAGGATTGGAATGGAGAGTGTAAGATTTGTGATGGGGTAATGACAATTTTATCATCTGGGTTCAGTGATATATAGGGAGGAACAGTTTAAAGAGGCCATTGCCCATTGAATTAGACTGGGCCAATGAAGTGAAGGGGGATTCTCAAGTACTGTATGATAATCCCTAATACATTCCATTAATACTATAATATTAAGACAGCTAGGACAGTAATAAATGCTTTGTGGAGCTGTTCTGCAATCAGAAGATGGGAGGCCTTGTGGGAACCGTTGTGCATTCAGAAGCTGGCTTTGCTGGTAGAAACTATAAAGTTGAGCGTCTGATGATTTGCTTCTACAGAGTCAATCAAAGGTTTTGGAAACTACATATAATTAAAATAACtaagctgaccccatttagttgggaaaaggttgagttgttgtgttgttgttgttgcaaaCATGTGTGATGGCTTAGTAAACGTACTTTGTGTGTGATTTATTTGACTTTGAATGTTATTGGAGTCACCATAATGCAGTggtaaaaacaaaattttatagCTTCTCATACTTGTTGAGATTTTCTCCCATGGTTCCACAAGGATAACACTCCCTCAATATAAAAAAACATAGATGGTGTCCTTTGCTTAGGTTTCTTGTGGTTAGTTCAATTTGCTGAAAACTTGTTCGGCAAAATGTTGCTTGTATGTCCTTTTTACATGGAGCTTAACTCAACTATATATTA includes the following:
- the LOC122072575 gene encoding uncharacterized protein LOC122072575; the protein is MPNFFFLSFCLLFTLLVPIHSHSHSHSDSLSHLLLPSETTVDLCAETSQPSTCPVNCFRTNPVCGVDGITYWCGCADAMCAGTRVAKLGFCEVGNGGSGPVSGQALLLVHIVWLIVLGFTVLLGFF